Proteins from a single region of Ziziphus jujuba cultivar Dongzao chromosome 1, ASM3175591v1:
- the LOC107419718 gene encoding probable beta-1,3-galactosyltransferase 2 isoform X2, which yields MGSRRGSHEECYSKEVGSFAMLRQLLCWNVLHKQRTSNGSLEEVSNTQHVIKMLNKTVSDLETKLAAARGVHESLNNDNPVSGNLKTINQPSRRKYFMVIGINTAFSSRKRRDSVRMTWMPQGENAKKLEEEKGIVIRFVIGHSSTSGGILDKAIEAEELMHRDFLRLDHVEGYMELSAKTKTYFSTAVALWDADFYVKVDDDVHVNLATLGMTLARHRMKPRVYIGCMKSGPVLARKGVRYHEPEYWKFGEVGNKYFRHATGQLYAISKDLATYISINQHVLHKYANEDVSLGSWFIGLDVEHVDDKRICCGTPPDCEWKAQAGNICVATFDWRCSGICRSVERIMEVHQRCGEDKNALWRASF from the exons ATGGGGAGCAGGAGAGGTAGCCACGAGGAATGTTATAGCAAGGAAGTGGGCTCTTTTGCTATGCTTAGGCAGCTTCTGTGCTGGAATGTTCTTCACAAACAG CGTACATCCAATGGCAGTCTAGAGGAAGTTTCTAATACTCAACATGTCATTAA GATGCTAAATAAGACAGTTTCAGATTTAGAGACGAAGTTAGCTGCTGCTAGGGGTGTGCATGAAtctttaaataatgataatccTGTATCAGGAAACTTGAAGACTATTAATCAACCTTCAAGAAGAAAATACTTTATGGTTATAGGAATTAATACAGCTTTTAGTAGCCGAAAACGAAGAGATTCAGTTCGTATGACTTGGATGCCACAAG GTGAAAATGCAAAGAAATTGGAGGAAGAGAAGGGAATAGTCATACGCTTTGTTATAGGCCACAG TTCAACATCTGGTGGCATTCTTGATAAAGCGATTGAAGCAGAGGAGCTCATGCACAGGGACTTCCTGAGGCTG GACCATGTAGAAGGTTACATGGAATTATCAGCCAAGACAAAGACCTATTTTTCTACTGCTGTTGCTCTATGGGATGCGGATTTTTACGTCAAAGTTGATGATGATGTTCATGTTAATTTAG CAACACTTGGAATGACTCTAGCTCGGCATCGTATGAAACCTCGTGTGTACATTGGTTGCATGAAGTCTGGTCCAGTCCTTGCTCGAAA GGGAGTGAGGTACCATGAACCAGAGTATTGGAAATTTGGTGAGGTgggaaacaaatattttcgtcaTGCAACAGGACAGTTGTATGCTATCTCAAAGGACTTAgccacatatatatctataaaccA GCATGTACTGCACAAGTATGCCAATGAGGATGTTTCATTGGGATCTTGGTTTATTGGTTTAGATGTAGAGCATGTGGATGATAAGAGAATTTGTTGCGGTACCCCACCTG ATTGTGAGTGGAAGGCTCAGGCAGGCAACATCTGTGTGGCTACGTTTGATTGGCGATGCAGCGGGATTTGCAGGTCTGTTGAGAGGATTATGGAAGTTCACCAGCGCTGTGGTGAAGATAAGAACGCTTTATGGCGTGCAAGCTTCTGA
- the LOC107419718 gene encoding probable beta-1,3-galactosyltransferase 2 isoform X1 — protein MSVKSRGWGAGEVATRNVIARKWALLLCLGSFCAGMFFTNRMWTAPEAKDVAETSKIGDKLINLKSEDCNPKLRTSNGSLEEVSNTQHVIKMLNKTVSDLETKLAAARGVHESLNNDNPVSGNLKTINQPSRRKYFMVIGINTAFSSRKRRDSVRMTWMPQGENAKKLEEEKGIVIRFVIGHSSTSGGILDKAIEAEELMHRDFLRLDHVEGYMELSAKTKTYFSTAVALWDADFYVKVDDDVHVNLATLGMTLARHRMKPRVYIGCMKSGPVLARKGVRYHEPEYWKFGEVGNKYFRHATGQLYAISKDLATYISINQHVLHKYANEDVSLGSWFIGLDVEHVDDKRICCGTPPDCEWKAQAGNICVATFDWRCSGICRSVERIMEVHQRCGEDKNALWRASF, from the exons atgtCTGTGAAGAGCAGAGGATGGGGAGCAGGAGAGGTAGCCACGAGGAATGTTATAGCAAGGAAGTGGGCTCTTTTGCTATGCTTAGGCAGCTTCTGTGCTGGAATGTTCTTCACAAACAG GATGTGGACAGCACCTGAAGCTAAAGATGTTGCAGAAACATCTAAAATTGGAGATAAACTGATAAACTTAAAATCAGAGGATTGTAATCCAAAACTT CGTACATCCAATGGCAGTCTAGAGGAAGTTTCTAATACTCAACATGTCATTAA GATGCTAAATAAGACAGTTTCAGATTTAGAGACGAAGTTAGCTGCTGCTAGGGGTGTGCATGAAtctttaaataatgataatccTGTATCAGGAAACTTGAAGACTATTAATCAACCTTCAAGAAGAAAATACTTTATGGTTATAGGAATTAATACAGCTTTTAGTAGCCGAAAACGAAGAGATTCAGTTCGTATGACTTGGATGCCACAAG GTGAAAATGCAAAGAAATTGGAGGAAGAGAAGGGAATAGTCATACGCTTTGTTATAGGCCACAG TTCAACATCTGGTGGCATTCTTGATAAAGCGATTGAAGCAGAGGAGCTCATGCACAGGGACTTCCTGAGGCTG GACCATGTAGAAGGTTACATGGAATTATCAGCCAAGACAAAGACCTATTTTTCTACTGCTGTTGCTCTATGGGATGCGGATTTTTACGTCAAAGTTGATGATGATGTTCATGTTAATTTAG CAACACTTGGAATGACTCTAGCTCGGCATCGTATGAAACCTCGTGTGTACATTGGTTGCATGAAGTCTGGTCCAGTCCTTGCTCGAAA GGGAGTGAGGTACCATGAACCAGAGTATTGGAAATTTGGTGAGGTgggaaacaaatattttcgtcaTGCAACAGGACAGTTGTATGCTATCTCAAAGGACTTAgccacatatatatctataaaccA GCATGTACTGCACAAGTATGCCAATGAGGATGTTTCATTGGGATCTTGGTTTATTGGTTTAGATGTAGAGCATGTGGATGATAAGAGAATTTGTTGCGGTACCCCACCTG ATTGTGAGTGGAAGGCTCAGGCAGGCAACATCTGTGTGGCTACGTTTGATTGGCGATGCAGCGGGATTTGCAGGTCTGTTGAGAGGATTATGGAAGTTCACCAGCGCTGTGGTGAAGATAAGAACGCTTTATGGCGTGCAAGCTTCTGA
- the LOC107420008 gene encoding zinc-regulated protein 8, with protein sequence MMNKRSGFGGTSMRDEDFEEEDVWGFVKESKDSSPITRKSKEYSSTSSSAWRIHSAPRMIPRVNTQTTIEAKTHVQQSSAPVDIPDWSKIYGKNARNIGSWVNINDDHHGNCADDHGGVVYENGHGDNDDDDDDDDDGDGMVPPHEWIARKLARSQISSFSVCEGIGRTLKGRDLSKMRNDILTKTGFLE encoded by the coding sequence ATGATGAACAAAAGAAGCGGCTTTGGTGGCACATCAATGAGGGATGAagattttgaagaagaagatgtttGGGGTTTTGTCAAGGAGAGCAAAGACTCAAGTCCTATAACAAGGAAGTCCAAAGAATACtcctctacttcttcttctgcaTGGAGAATCCATTCTGCTCCAAGAATGATCCCAAGGGTTAATACCCAAACAACCATTGAAGCCAAGACTCATGTTCAGCAATCCTCAGCTCCGGTTGACATTcctgattggtcaaagatttatGGTAAGAATGCCAGGAATATTGGTTCATGGGTTAATATTAATGATGATCATCATGGAAATTGTGCAGATGATCATGGTGGTGTTGTCTATGAGAATGGTCATggtgataatgatgatgatgatgatgatgatgatgatggtgatggtaTGGTTCCTCCACATGAATGGATTGCTAGAAAGCTTGCAAGGAGTCAGATTTCTTCTTTCTCTGTATGTGAAGGTATAGGAAGGACACTCAAAGGAAGAGATCTTAGCAAAATGAGGAatgatattttgacaaaaacaGGTTTCTTAGAGTAA
- the LOC107419718 gene encoding probable beta-1,3-galactosyltransferase 2 isoform X3, which translates to MSVKSRGWGAGEVATRNVIARKWALLLCLGSFCAGMFFTNRMLNKTVSDLETKLAAARGVHESLNNDNPVSGNLKTINQPSRRKYFMVIGINTAFSSRKRRDSVRMTWMPQGENAKKLEEEKGIVIRFVIGHSSTSGGILDKAIEAEELMHRDFLRLDHVEGYMELSAKTKTYFSTAVALWDADFYVKVDDDVHVNLATLGMTLARHRMKPRVYIGCMKSGPVLARKGVRYHEPEYWKFGEVGNKYFRHATGQLYAISKDLATYISINQHVLHKYANEDVSLGSWFIGLDVEHVDDKRICCGTPPDCEWKAQAGNICVATFDWRCSGICRSVERIMEVHQRCGEDKNALWRASF; encoded by the exons atgtCTGTGAAGAGCAGAGGATGGGGAGCAGGAGAGGTAGCCACGAGGAATGTTATAGCAAGGAAGTGGGCTCTTTTGCTATGCTTAGGCAGCTTCTGTGCTGGAATGTTCTTCACAAACAG GATGCTAAATAAGACAGTTTCAGATTTAGAGACGAAGTTAGCTGCTGCTAGGGGTGTGCATGAAtctttaaataatgataatccTGTATCAGGAAACTTGAAGACTATTAATCAACCTTCAAGAAGAAAATACTTTATGGTTATAGGAATTAATACAGCTTTTAGTAGCCGAAAACGAAGAGATTCAGTTCGTATGACTTGGATGCCACAAG GTGAAAATGCAAAGAAATTGGAGGAAGAGAAGGGAATAGTCATACGCTTTGTTATAGGCCACAG TTCAACATCTGGTGGCATTCTTGATAAAGCGATTGAAGCAGAGGAGCTCATGCACAGGGACTTCCTGAGGCTG GACCATGTAGAAGGTTACATGGAATTATCAGCCAAGACAAAGACCTATTTTTCTACTGCTGTTGCTCTATGGGATGCGGATTTTTACGTCAAAGTTGATGATGATGTTCATGTTAATTTAG CAACACTTGGAATGACTCTAGCTCGGCATCGTATGAAACCTCGTGTGTACATTGGTTGCATGAAGTCTGGTCCAGTCCTTGCTCGAAA GGGAGTGAGGTACCATGAACCAGAGTATTGGAAATTTGGTGAGGTgggaaacaaatattttcgtcaTGCAACAGGACAGTTGTATGCTATCTCAAAGGACTTAgccacatatatatctataaaccA GCATGTACTGCACAAGTATGCCAATGAGGATGTTTCATTGGGATCTTGGTTTATTGGTTTAGATGTAGAGCATGTGGATGATAAGAGAATTTGTTGCGGTACCCCACCTG ATTGTGAGTGGAAGGCTCAGGCAGGCAACATCTGTGTGGCTACGTTTGATTGGCGATGCAGCGGGATTTGCAGGTCTGTTGAGAGGATTATGGAAGTTCACCAGCGCTGTGGTGAAGATAAGAACGCTTTATGGCGTGCAAGCTTCTGA